In Roseomonas gilardii, a genomic segment contains:
- a CDS encoding AbrB/MazE/SpoVT family DNA-binding domain-containing protein codes for MQVSRWGNSLAVRLPAAVVEALGLREGDEVAIEVADPHTFRVARDRRRDEAIEALRGLGWHLPDGFRFSREEANERGG; via the coding sequence ATGCAGGTCAGCCGCTGGGGCAACAGCCTCGCCGTCCGCCTCCCCGCCGCCGTGGTGGAGGCTTTGGGCCTGCGCGAGGGCGACGAGGTCGCCATCGAGGTGGCCGACCCCCACACCTTCCGCGTGGCCCGCGACCGCCGCCGCGACGAGGCGATCGAGGCACTGCGCGGTCTCGGCTGGCACCTGCCCGACGGCTTCCGCTTCTCGCGCGAGGAAGCCAACGAGCGCGGCGGATGA
- a CDS encoding site-specific integrase: MSDAGSPAPPSPHAEGSLVLHTTLLGDLVVPGGAARAAELRELAAQAAVYATRARGPGTRRAYRSAWSGYERWCRSLGREPLSGDANTLALYATACASRGLSPASLRVHLAAIQAAHRLAGVALDPREPRLAMVLEGIARSHGTRPRRRAAAAGPDALRLMLAARPPGTTPLGARDRALLLVGFGAALRRSELVGLALGDVETVPGRGLRVLIRRSKTDQRGAGQEVAVWANPAEPGCCPLAALEAWLGFRKGASDITGGGSDRERPLFVGMSKAGKLSTAALSDKAVWRLVKGAAEAAGLEGWERFSGHSLRAGLATAAGEQGADLAQVMRQTRHRSAEVALGYLRPADLWRNNPTQRIWKNAEEG, encoded by the coding sequence ATGAGCGACGCCGGCTCCCCGGCCCCGCCCAGCCCGCACGCGGAGGGCAGCCTGGTCCTGCACACCACCCTGCTGGGCGACCTGGTGGTGCCGGGTGGCGCCGCCCGCGCCGCCGAACTCCGCGAACTCGCCGCCCAGGCCGCCGTCTACGCCACCCGCGCCCGCGGCCCCGGCACCCGCCGCGCCTACCGCTCCGCCTGGAGCGGCTACGAGCGCTGGTGCCGCTCCCTCGGCCGCGAGCCGCTCTCGGGCGATGCCAACACGCTCGCCCTCTACGCCACCGCCTGCGCCAGCCGCGGCCTGAGCCCGGCCAGCCTGCGCGTCCACCTCGCCGCCATCCAGGCTGCCCACCGCCTGGCCGGCGTGGCGCTGGATCCGCGCGAGCCGCGGCTGGCCATGGTGCTCGAGGGCATCGCCCGCAGCCATGGCACCCGGCCCCGCAGGCGCGCCGCCGCGGCCGGCCCGGACGCCCTGCGGCTGATGCTGGCCGCGCGTCCGCCCGGCACCACCCCGCTCGGCGCCCGAGACCGGGCGCTGCTGCTGGTGGGCTTCGGGGCGGCATTGCGCCGCAGCGAGCTGGTGGGTCTGGCGCTGGGGGATGTGGAGACCGTCCCGGGCCGGGGGCTGCGGGTGCTCATCCGCCGCTCCAAGACCGACCAGCGCGGCGCCGGGCAGGAGGTCGCCGTCTGGGCCAACCCGGCCGAGCCGGGCTGCTGCCCGCTGGCGGCGCTGGAGGCCTGGCTGGGTTTCCGGAAGGGGGCTTCCGACATCACCGGCGGGGGCTCCGATCGGGAGCGGCCGCTCTTTGTGGGCATGAGCAAGGCAGGGAAGCTCTCCACCGCCGCGCTGTCGGACAAGGCGGTGTGGCGGCTGGTGAAGGGGGCAGCCGAGGCGGCCGGGCTGGAGGGGTGGGAGCGCTTCTCGGGGCACTCTCTGCGCGCAGGGCTGGCCACCGCGGCCGGCGAGCAGGGCGCCGACCTCGCCCAGGTCATGCGACAGACCCGGCACCGCTCCGCCGAGGTCGCGCTGGGCTATCTGCGGCCGGCGGATCTGTGGCGCAACAACCCCACGCAACGGATCTGGAAGAACGCCGAGGAGGGCTGA
- a CDS encoding ATPase domain-containing protein: protein MSELLSRPILRTGIPEFDVVLRGGLPRHRLHLLEGAPGSGKTTIALRFLLEGIAHGERGLYVTLSETAEELTASAASHGWSLEGIDLFELVPAEAELDRQQTVFYPAEAEFGETMRTITERIEATKPDRIVIDSLSELRLLAQDPLPYRRQLLALKRFLQGRQATTFVLDDLTSGGDADLHSLVHGVISLEQIERNYGAARRRLRVAKMRGSDYQSGWHDFALVTGEVLVFPSLIAEEHRTPVVGAPLPSGVASLDEMLGGGLDRGTTTMLVGPSGVGKSSMAVRYAMAAVAAGEHAAYFAFDETLQTFSHRAAALGLAVEEGMETGHLSWSRASPSRLSAGEFVWRVRREVEDRQARVVVIDSLNSYLGTMPEERSLMLHMHELLTYLNNQGVVTILVLAQPGVVGDVNSPVDLSFLSDTVVLLRFFEANGEVRKAVSVVKKRSGVHELAIREYKLFPHGMQVGPPLQGLQGVLTGVPAYTGPLGGLIGGNDAAG from the coding sequence ATGTCGGAACTACTGTCGCGGCCGATCCTGCGGACGGGAATCCCCGAATTCGATGTCGTTCTGCGGGGAGGTCTGCCGCGTCACCGCCTGCATCTTCTCGAGGGCGCGCCGGGCTCAGGCAAGACGACGATCGCGCTGCGCTTCCTGCTGGAGGGGATTGCCCATGGCGAACGCGGCCTCTACGTCACCCTCTCGGAAACGGCGGAGGAGCTGACCGCTTCGGCAGCCTCCCATGGATGGTCGCTCGAGGGCATCGACCTCTTCGAACTCGTTCCGGCCGAGGCGGAACTCGATCGGCAGCAGACGGTCTTCTACCCGGCGGAAGCCGAGTTCGGCGAGACGATGCGCACCATCACCGAGCGCATCGAAGCGACCAAGCCGGACCGGATCGTCATCGACAGCCTTTCGGAACTGCGCCTGCTCGCCCAGGATCCACTGCCCTACCGCCGGCAGCTCCTCGCACTCAAGCGCTTCCTCCAGGGCCGTCAGGCCACGACGTTCGTCCTCGACGATCTGACTTCGGGAGGCGACGCGGATCTGCACAGCCTTGTTCATGGCGTCATCTCACTCGAGCAGATCGAGCGGAACTACGGCGCAGCCCGCAGGCGGCTGCGGGTCGCCAAGATGCGGGGCAGTGACTACCAGAGCGGCTGGCACGACTTCGCCCTCGTCACCGGTGAGGTGCTCGTCTTCCCGAGCCTCATCGCGGAGGAGCACAGGACACCGGTCGTGGGCGCTCCCCTGCCGAGCGGAGTGGCCAGTCTCGACGAGATGCTGGGCGGCGGCCTCGACCGCGGCACGACGACGATGCTTGTTGGGCCCTCGGGGGTGGGCAAGTCGTCCATGGCGGTCCGCTATGCCATGGCGGCCGTGGCCGCCGGGGAGCATGCCGCCTATTTCGCCTTTGACGAGACCCTCCAGACGTTCTCGCACCGGGCGGCCGCTCTCGGCCTTGCCGTCGAGGAAGGGATGGAGACAGGCCACCTGAGCTGGAGCCGGGCCAGCCCGTCCCGCCTTTCGGCTGGCGAGTTCGTCTGGCGCGTACGGCGGGAGGTCGAGGACAGGCAGGCCCGCGTCGTGGTGATCGACAGCCTCAACTCCTACCTCGGTACCATGCCGGAGGAGCGGTCGCTCATGCTCCACATGCACGAGCTCCTGACCTACCTCAACAATCAAGGCGTGGTGACGATCCTCGTCCTGGCCCAGCCCGGCGTGGTGGGCGATGTGAACAGCCCGGTCGACCTCAGCTTCCTCAGCGACACGGTCGTTCTGCTGCGCTTCTTCGAGGCGAACGGCGAAGTCCGCAAGGCGGTTTCGGTCGTCAAGAAGCGGAGCGGGGTGCACGAGCTCGCCATCCGGGAGTACAAGCTTTTCCCGCACGGCATGCAGGTCGGCCCGCCGCTGCAAGGCCTGCAAGGGGTGCTGACCGGTGTCCCGGCCTATACCGGTCCCCTGGGGGGGCTTATCGGCGGGAATGATGCAGCAGGCTGA
- a CDS encoding sensor histidine kinase → MQQADPSAADVFLILAPIGRDAAEIARVLDGMDVSTRVAGTLAELCAILEPNHGSGFAALLLTEEALIGGAGELTAFLRRQPPWSDLPVILLTSGGRWRGAEGRWAAFEALGNVTLLTRPLHAETLLSAARAALRARARQHETRSHLEALKLAAETLEARVAERTEALEAETAGRIAAQERLLQVQKMEAIGQLAGGVAHDFNNSSAVVLAGLSLLERRYGAALAASGPGASRLLAELRDGAERGAEVSRRLLAFSRREKLHATELDAAQVLGGLRTMLANALGPGIRIRVEVPAQAARIRADRRQLETVLINLAINARDAMPNGGEVTFTAAAEVVPADHRTHVPDLKPGAYVRLVVADAGTGMDMKTLARATEPFFTTKPQDRGTGLGLSMADGFAVQSGGALRLESESGRGTKVFLWLPQA, encoded by the coding sequence ATGCAGCAGGCTGACCCCTCCGCTGCCGACGTCTTCCTGATCCTCGCACCCATTGGACGCGACGCCGCGGAAATCGCCCGTGTGCTCGATGGGATGGATGTCTCGACACGGGTGGCAGGAACGCTCGCTGAACTCTGCGCCATCCTCGAGCCCAACCATGGCTCGGGCTTCGCGGCGTTGTTGCTCACCGAGGAAGCACTCATTGGTGGAGCCGGGGAGCTGACCGCTTTCCTCCGGCGGCAACCGCCCTGGTCGGACCTGCCTGTGATCCTCCTGACCTCTGGTGGCCGATGGCGTGGAGCCGAGGGGCGCTGGGCTGCTTTCGAAGCCCTCGGCAACGTCACCCTGCTGACCCGCCCGCTGCATGCGGAGACCCTCCTCAGTGCGGCACGGGCCGCGCTCCGGGCGCGGGCGCGCCAGCACGAAACCCGCAGCCACCTCGAGGCCCTGAAGCTTGCGGCGGAAACGCTCGAGGCGCGCGTCGCCGAACGTACCGAGGCGCTGGAGGCCGAGACGGCCGGGCGTATCGCAGCCCAGGAGCGTCTTCTCCAGGTGCAGAAGATGGAGGCGATCGGTCAGCTCGCGGGAGGGGTGGCACACGACTTCAACAACTCCTCGGCGGTTGTGCTGGCGGGCCTCTCGCTGCTGGAACGGCGATACGGCGCGGCGCTGGCGGCCTCGGGCCCGGGGGCATCCCGGCTGCTGGCGGAGCTGCGCGATGGAGCCGAGCGCGGCGCGGAAGTCTCCCGCAGGCTTCTCGCCTTCTCGCGCCGGGAGAAGCTGCATGCCACGGAATTGGATGCGGCCCAGGTCCTGGGCGGCCTGCGCACGATGCTGGCCAATGCGCTCGGGCCGGGGATCAGGATACGGGTGGAAGTACCGGCACAGGCCGCGCGGATCCGGGCCGACCGCCGCCAACTCGAAACGGTGCTGATCAATCTCGCCATCAACGCTCGCGACGCCATGCCGAACGGCGGTGAGGTGACCTTCACCGCGGCGGCGGAAGTGGTTCCGGCGGACCATCGGACTCATGTCCCGGACCTGAAGCCCGGAGCCTATGTGCGCCTCGTCGTCGCGGACGCCGGAACCGGCATGGACATGAAAACCCTTGCGCGGGCGACCGAACCCTTCTTCACGACGAAACCGCAGGACCGCGGCACAGGCCTCGGGCTTTCCATGGCGGACGGTTTCGCGGTCCAGTCCGGGGGTGCCCTGCGCCTCGAGAGCGAATCTGGCCGGGGGACGAAGGTCTTTCTCTGGCTGCCGCAAGCCTGA
- a CDS encoding tyrosine-type recombinase/integrase: MEGEEVCHTPDGAPKAPLTAPARGLRVLIRRSKTDQRGAGQEVAVWANPAEPGCCPLAALEAWLAFRKQAPDITGGGSDRERPLFVGMSKAGKLSTAALSDKAVWRLVKGAAEAAGLKDWERFSGHSLRAGLATAAGEQGADLAQVMRQTRHRSAEVALGYLRPADLWRNNVTRGVFAQAAKEQN; encoded by the coding sequence ATGGAAGGGGAGGAGGTCTGCCATACACCGGACGGGGCCCCGAAGGCTCCCCTCACGGCGCCTGCCCGGGGGCTGCGGGTGCTCATCCGCCGCTCCAAGACCGACCAGCGCGGCGCCGGGCAGGAGGTCGCCGTCTGGGCCAACCCGGCCGAGCCGGGCTGCTGCCCGCTGGCGGCGCTGGAGGCCTGGCTGGCCTTCCGGAAGCAGGCGCCCGACATCACCGGCGGGGGCTCCGACCGGGAGCGGCCGCTGTTCGTGGGGATGAGCAAGGCGGGGAAGCTCTCCACCGCCGCGCTGTCGGACAAGGCGGTGTGGCGTCTGGTGAAGGGCGCGGCGGAGGCAGCCGGGCTCAAGGACTGGGAGCGCTTCTCGGGGCACTCGCTGCGCGCAGGGCTGGCCACCGCGGCCGGCGAGCAGGGCGCCGACCTCGCCCAGGTCATGCGACAGACCCGCCACCGCTCCGCCGAGGTCGCGCTGGGCTACCTCAGACCGGCAGACCTGTGGCGCAACAACGTGACGAGAGGGGTCTTCGCACAGGCAGCGAAGGAGCAGAACTGA
- a CDS encoding dihydrodipicolinate synthase family protein, which yields MPAEQTLHGVYPYLVSPVDAEGRVMRPVLCRLVEHLIEAGVHGLTPLGSTGEFAYLNMAQRLEIVETVVEAARGRVPVIAGVAATTTREGAALAREVMARGADGVLAILEAYFPVPEAGIEAYFRAIAEATDGPVVLYTNPQFQRSDLSLPVIRRLSAVPNIRYIKDASTNTGRLLSILNETEGRMGVFAASSHIPTCVMMLGGVGWMAGPACIIPRQSVALYELCRKGAWEEAMRLQRRLWAVNQAFARYSLAACIKGALEIQGFAVGAPLPPQAELDEAGRDDMRRVLEMVGAL from the coding sequence ATGCCCGCTGAACAGACCCTGCATGGCGTCTATCCCTATCTGGTCTCACCGGTCGATGCGGAGGGACGGGTCATGCGGCCAGTGTTGTGCCGGCTGGTGGAGCACCTGATCGAGGCCGGGGTGCATGGGCTCACCCCGCTAGGGAGCACAGGTGAGTTCGCCTATCTCAACATGGCGCAGCGGCTGGAGATCGTCGAGACCGTGGTGGAAGCGGCGCGCGGACGTGTCCCGGTGATCGCCGGCGTCGCCGCGACGACGACGCGGGAGGGGGCAGCCCTGGCCCGCGAGGTCATGGCGAGGGGTGCCGATGGCGTGCTGGCCATCCTGGAAGCCTATTTCCCGGTCCCCGAGGCCGGTATCGAGGCCTATTTCCGTGCCATTGCCGAAGCGACGGATGGTCCGGTGGTGCTCTACACCAATCCGCAGTTTCAGCGTTCCGATCTGTCGCTGCCGGTCATCCGGCGTCTCTCCGCCGTCCCCAATATCCGCTACATCAAGGATGCCTCGACCAACACCGGCCGCCTCCTCTCGATCCTGAACGAGACGGAAGGGCGCATGGGGGTCTTCGCCGCCTCGTCCCATATTCCCACCTGCGTCATGATGCTGGGCGGTGTGGGCTGGATGGCAGGGCCGGCCTGCATCATTCCCCGACAGAGCGTGGCGCTCTACGAGCTGTGCCGGAAGGGAGCATGGGAGGAGGCGATGCGGCTGCAGCGTCGGCTCTGGGCGGTCAACCAGGCCTTCGCGCGATACTCCCTCGCTGCATGCATCAAGGGCGCCCTGGAGATCCAGGGATTTGCTGTGGGCGCGCCGCTGCCTCCGCAGGCAGAGCTGGATGAGGCGGGCCGTGATGATATGCGACGCGTCCTGGAGATGGTCGGCGCTCTGTAA
- a CDS encoding PIN domain-containing protein gives MSRPFLDTNILLYAALQPDPRSETARGLLARGGLVSVQVLNEFTAVARRKLRRPWPEVRQALAAIRTLCPAAPRPLTVATHDAAIGLAERLGYTIDDALILASALEAGCDTLFSEDLQDGQVVEGQLTIRNPFAAP, from the coding sequence ATGAGCCGGCCCTTCCTCGACACCAACATCCTGCTCTACGCCGCCCTGCAGCCGGATCCGCGCTCCGAGACGGCCCGCGGCCTCCTGGCCCGGGGCGGCCTGGTCAGCGTCCAGGTGCTCAACGAGTTCACCGCCGTCGCCCGCCGCAAGCTGCGCCGGCCCTGGCCCGAGGTCAGGCAGGCGCTGGCCGCCATCCGGACCCTCTGTCCGGCGGCGCCACGGCCGCTGACCGTCGCGACGCATGATGCGGCCATCGGGCTGGCGGAAAGGCTGGGCTACACGATTGACGATGCCCTGATCCTGGCCTCGGCCCTGGAGGCTGGCTGCGACACGCTCTTCTCCGAGGATCTGCAGGACGGGCAGGTGGTCGAAGGGCAACTGACCATCCGCAACCCCTTCGCCGCGCCATGA